The DNA region ACTCCTGTAGCCACACTGACACCGACTCCAACTCCAACTCCTACACCTACTCCTGTAGCGACACCAACTCCAACTCCAACTCCAACTCCAACTCCTACACCGATTCCTGTAGCGACACCGACACCAACTCCTAATCCTAATCTTAATTCCTCAGCAAATCCTTTTGGACAAGTTGAAGGAGTAGACGATCAACTTGTAGACAGTAATTTATTTACTCAACCAGAAGCCTTCTTTACTCCAGAGAGTATTGCGGCTGAAATAGCAGATCCTGAAAAGCAGCCAGAAAGACTAGCCGGAATTGGGAAAATGGCTTGGATTGAACGGAAAGATCCAGAAGAAGTATATCCTGAAGCTGTTGAAGCAGACGCAAAAAGCAATGGTTTCGAGATAGTTCAGAAAGGAGAATATGGCGGAGGAAATCTCTATGAACTACAAAAACAAGGACAGATCGTAACACGCATCAGCTTAGTCAAAATTAAAGGCGGAAAAGGCACTATTATGGTGATTTGGAATCGCGATCCAAATCAGAGATAAGGGATATACTTATTTTTGATCTATCGCCAGAGAAACGCGATCGCCTCCAATTTCTTTCATACTAGCTAATAGTTGTAAAACCTGTTCGTAAGGAAGTTTCCTGTCTGCTTTGAGAATAACTACTCCTTCCGGTTTTTCTTGCAAATAAGCTTGGATTTTTACATCTAAATCTTCTTTAGTTACAGGCTTATTGACAAGTAAAATTTCTCCTTGTTTATTAAGTCCAATAATTAAAGGATCTGGAGATTGTTCTTTGCTAACTCCAGCACTTTTACTTGTAGTTGGTAATTCAATATTTACTCCTCCCTGCTGTTTAGTTAATGTCATCGATATCAAAATAAAAAATGTTAAAACAGTCAACAACACATCCATTAACGGAACTAAATTCAATTCCGAAATGTGCGAATCTTTATACTTATTTTTAAATCGCATATAGCAATCCTATTTCAATTCTGAGAAGATTGAACAATAAGCTGTTGGGTTTCCTACAATTTGTGAATGATTTGGGAAGGCTATAGATAGGTTGATAATAAAAGTAAATTTTATGTCTATTAGTCAAAATAAATTTTTCTTCTTCCCTATTCCCTATTCCCTATTCCTTCCTCCCTCTTCCTTCTTCCTTACTAATCACAACCTAACACTTAGTTCTCGACTATCTTGAGGACGTTCGTACCAAACTTGTCGATAAATTAGTTCTAACTCACTACCAACTTCAGAAAAGTAATCTATTTGTTTTGTTTGCAGAGTCAAAAGAACTCGCAAAATTACAAGTGCAATAATTGCTACCATCATTCCAGAAGCAGTTGCAATCAAAGCCTCACCAATACCAGCCGCAGCTTTAGCCGTTTCCTCACCCGTGCCGCCACCACCAATATTGAGATGACCAAAAGTAGAAATTAATCCAGTGACAGTACCTAATAATCCTAATAAAGGTGCAACAGCGACGACAGTTTCTAATAGTTTGTCACCTTTTCGCATCTTAATAAACTCTTTATCTCCTGCGGCTTCCATTGCCAAACGAAAAGTTTCTGGGGTAGGATGGATTAACTTTAAAGGAGCTAATAAAAAGCGACCAATTGGTAAGTCCTTGGCTTCATAGGCTATGACTGCTGCTTTTTGTAGATCGTAACGAGACGCAGCTAAAACATCGCGCACAATTAAATGTTCTTTGCTCAATAGTTGGAACCAAAAACCCACTCGTTCTAAAGCACAAGCAATGGTGCTAATAGATAGAACTAACAGGGGCCACATAACGGGACCACCCTCTCGGAATAAATCGTAGACTATAGTCATTGAAAAGGCGATCGCTAATAATTAATAACAAATAGTGCTTGCCAGAAATAACTTCCGGTAAACACTAATCACTTCGAGTTATAAAGGTGATAATTGTTTACCTTTATAGATTATCTAAATCAGATGTATTTATGATTAAGTGGAGATTAATTACAGTTTAATTGTTAGTAGAGATCGTAGCTAACGAGTAACGAACGGAGTAGCCGTTGGCATAGCCTGCGCTGCGCGCATAGGCAGGTTTTAAATTGGTGGAGGTTGAATTTTACTTCTGACTTTTGTAGGGGCGCAACGCGTTGCGCCCCTACCTTCTGACTTCTGACTTCTGCTATTCTACTCCCCTACAGTTGATGGAGATTTATTAATAGATGCTTCCCAAAGCTGAAACATTAACATTTCTACCCCATCCCCCAAGCTAGTCACAAAGATTCCTGCATCTGCTTCCTCATCTTCTCCTAGCCACGAACCAGAAATACTGACTTCTGCAAATCCAGTTTCACTAATAGCAAGTTCAATCGTCTGCATCAGTCCCCTGTCTATCATGCGCTCAATAGTCTTTAATTGCGGTAGATCGGCAGAAACTAAGAAAGAAGCCGTACTAGGTTCAATCAAAACCGAGTTTCCTACCCTAAGAGCCAATACCACTCTTTGGCTAACCCAATCTTCTAGTGAATCAGGGAGATACTCTAAATTAAAGTTTGTTTCTGTATAAATAAGTTTTAGCATTATCTATCTCCCCCAACCAGTAAGATTGTTAGCAGCTATTTCCATAACTATTCCCAAAGGTTTGATAATTTCAGTCATGCTCCTGACAGGATGAACTCTCCACGAAATTAGCCCCCCATTCCTTAATATTAAGAAGCGGGCATAGCAAACTGGTATATGAAGTCAGAAGTCAGAAGTCAGAAGTCAGAAGTCAAAATCTTCGATCTCTAAATAAAAACTCCAATTCCAGATCCCTAAATTCCTGACTACTGCCGGAATTTGGAGTCATTTCTCGGCTATAGGTGATGGAGGCGATCGTCACAGTAATACTTGGACAAAGGATCTATAACGTCTTTTTAATACTACACTTGTATTACGACCCTGTCTACTATTTGGGAGAAAAACAAATGTATACCGCCACTCGCACTTCTACTACAGAAATGGACGTTACCAGTATTCGTCTAGAGAAGCAACTCAAAGAAAAACTGAAAGAGTTGTCTGGTAATCAAGGTTATCAAGCATTGATTCGGGATATCCTTTGGAATTACGTTCAACAGAAGTCGGGAGATTATCGACCCCAATTTTCAGCCACAGATATTCGAGCTAGTATTTGCGCTGTAGCTCAACAAGAACATCTCTGTGCGCTAACCGGAAAATGTATAAAACCTCAAGAATCGATGTTATTAGGATTAACGGCTCATGGAGATTTATTGCCTTTGAGTATGGATAGTTTATCTTCTGGTTCTAAATAGCCTCAAAAAACAAGACCTGAGTGTAGAAGTATCTAAGCTCAATGCCTAAATACTGATACATTCAGGTCTGATTTGTTAGTGGTTTGATCGATAGGGAAGTCAGAATCTGCCACTAGTTGATTAGATATCGGTTTCGCTCAACTCGCTAGTCATGTGATCGAAGGGACCATCCACCACAGAAGGATTGCTCACTCCAGATCCAGCAACTCTGGCTTTGACCAAATCCTTCATAATTTGAATTCCGCGCACTGTAGGACCAATGGGTACACCCAAAGAGTTATAAGTTTCCCGTAATCCTTGCAGAACTCGTTCGTCGAGGACGTTAGTATCTCCGGCGATGAGTGCATAGCTGGCATAGCGCAGATAGTAGTCCATATCCCGCAGACAAGCTGCATACCTACGAGTTGTGTAAGCATATCCTCCTGGACGGATTAGTTCAGGGACTTCTGCAAACAACTGCAAACCAGCCTGTTTCACAATCGCGGCGGCATTAGCATTGATAATTGAGGCAGCAGTCACGCGATCTGTACCGCTCCCAAAGTAGGATTTCAAGCTATCTAAGGCATCGCGATCAAGGTAACGACCAGTCTGATCGTAGTTCCTAATTAAATTTGTGATTGCATCACGCATGTAAATCATCTCCCAACAACAGTTTTTATCTCTTTAGGGCCAATCACAGTATTGCTATTTACTAATAATCCCACAGCGATGACTGCGGGACTACATATTTAGATCCTGATTTTTGCAATTTCCTGGTTAGGATGCATGGTGCGATTTCCGTTGGGATTCTCCTGCAAAGACGCTTCGTCAATCGTGTAGTCAACCCCTAGCAGCATCGCCTCATCTGGTGTTTTTAATTGAGCCGTCGCCTAGCTAAATTTAACCAACCTGATGAGAATACAGTGGTTTGAGCCACTCTACACTACCAGCTTTTTTGGTCACAATTCTTAACTCTTCAGGGTAGCGTGGCTGTGGATCTTTTTCTAAGGTAATGGGTGGAACCATCATGGGATCGTACAGGGCAATGGTATCAACTACTCCAGGACGGGATTTGAGTTCCACCTTAATTCCAGGTCGATATTGAAACTTTTCTTCCTGAGTTTGATGATTGAAGTTGATTTTAAACACCATGCTACCCCCAAGCCAAAAAAGAATTTTATGAGAATTTCCTTACATAACTATACCCAATTAGTCTCATCATTTTAACTAATCTGTTAATTTGGCTACATTTTTTAATCTTTTTTTCGCACTCGGTAGCTCACAATCAAGAGCTTTTGTATCAAAAAATACAAAATATCTAGAAGGCTGTTCCTAGGATGAGTCATGAAAGTTTTACTGCCGATGGCGATCGCACCATGTGCAGTGCAAAGTGATCCAGCCAAGCGGTGGCTCAGCGATTCCCGTTGACGCAGCCGCCCCAAAGGGGCTAGTGTCAGCGCCAAGTGCAGACTCCGCCAGCACCGAGTGTCTCTAATTTTTCTGGCTGTAGGTCAGTAAGAGAATCCCTACGCGAATCGCCCAGCTTTGATTTAAACTGAACTAACCATCTCCCAGGTAACTTTCCCACTTCCCCAACCTGATTGTATATCGTCACCAAGGAGTTATGAATGGCTCAAAGCGCACAAGAAGTCTTGAAGATGATCCAAGACAATAATATACAATTAATAGATTTAAAATTCATCGATACGCCAGGAATATGGCAACATTTAACACTTTATCAAGATCAAATTGATGAAAGTAGCTTCACTGATGGTGTAGCCTTTGACGGCTCTAGTATTCGGGGTTGGAAAGCCATCAACGAATCTGACATGGCGATGGTTCCCGATCCAAAAACGGCTTGGATCGACCCCTTCATGAAAGAACCAACCCTGAGCATGATTTGTAGCATTAAAGAGCCACGAACTGGGGAATGGTACAGCCGCGATCCTCGATCTATTGCTCAAAAAGCCATAGATTACCTAGTTTCTACCGGACTTGGTGACACAGCCTTTTTCGGCCCTGAAGCTGAGTTTTTCGTGTTTGATGATGTCCGCTTCGACCAAAAAGAAAATCACAGCTTCTACTTCGTTGATTCTGTCGAAGGGCGCTGGAATTCTGGCAGAAAAGAGGCTGGCGGTAACTTAGGTTACAAACCTCGCTATAAAGAAGGTTACTTCCCTGTAGCACCTACTGATACTTTGCAAGATATCCGCACCGAAATGTTGCTAGTCATGCAAAAATGCGGGGTTCCCATTGAAAAACACCACCATGAAGTGGCTACAGGCGGTCAGTGTGAATTAGGGTTTAAATTTGCGACTTTAATCGAAGCTGCTGACTATTTGATGACTTACAAATACGTCATTAAAAATGTAGGCAAAAAGTATGGCAAAAGTATCACTTTCATGCCCAAACCCTTGTTTAACGATAACGGTTCGGGGATGCACACGCACCAATCTATCTGGAGAGATGGACAACCTTTATTCTGGGGCGATGGCTATGCTAATTTGAGTCAAATGGCTCTCCATTACATTGGCGGTTTGT from Merismopedia glauca CCAP 1448/3 includes:
- a CDS encoding ExbD/TolR family protein, whose translation is MRFKNKYKDSHISELNLVPLMDVLLTVLTFFILISMTLTKQQGGVNIELPTTSKSAGVSKEQSPDPLIIGLNKQGEILLVNKPVTKEDLDVKIQAYLQEKPEGVVILKADRKLPYEQVLQLLASMKEIGGDRVSLAIDQK
- a CDS encoding MotA/TolQ/ExbB proton channel family protein; translation: MTIVYDLFREGGPVMWPLLVLSISTIACALERVGFWFQLLSKEHLIVRDVLAASRYDLQKAAVIAYEAKDLPIGRFLLAPLKLIHPTPETFRLAMEAAGDKEFIKMRKGDKLLETVVAVAPLLGLLGTVTGLISTFGHLNIGGGGTGEETAKAAAGIGEALIATASGMMVAIIALVILRVLLTLQTKQIDYFSEVGSELELIYRQVWYERPQDSRELSVRL
- a CDS encoding alr0857 family protein: MLKLIYTETNFNLEYLPDSLEDWVSQRVVLALRVGNSVLIEPSTASFLVSADLPQLKTIERMIDRGLMQTIELAISETGFAEVSISGSWLGEDEEADAGIFVTSLGDGVEMLMFQLWEASINKSPSTVGE
- a CDS encoding ribbon-helix-helix domain-containing protein — protein: MYTATRTSTTEMDVTSIRLEKQLKEKLKELSGNQGYQALIRDILWNYVQQKSGDYRPQFSATDIRASICAVAQQEHLCALTGKCIKPQESMLLGLTAHGDLLPLSMDSLSSGSK
- the apcB gene encoding allophycocyanin subunit beta, encoding MRDAITNLIRNYDQTGRYLDRDALDSLKSYFGSGTDRVTAASIINANAAAIVKQAGLQLFAEVPELIRPGGYAYTTRRYAACLRDMDYYLRYASYALIAGDTNVLDERVLQGLRETYNSLGVPIGPTVRGIQIMKDLVKARVAGSGVSNPSVVDGPFDHMTSELSETDI
- the glnA gene encoding type I glutamate--ammonia ligase; its protein translation is MAQSAQEVLKMIQDNNIQLIDLKFIDTPGIWQHLTLYQDQIDESSFTDGVAFDGSSIRGWKAINESDMAMVPDPKTAWIDPFMKEPTLSMICSIKEPRTGEWYSRDPRSIAQKAIDYLVSTGLGDTAFFGPEAEFFVFDDVRFDQKENHSFYFVDSVEGRWNSGRKEAGGNLGYKPRYKEGYFPVAPTDTLQDIRTEMLLVMQKCGVPIEKHHHEVATGGQCELGFKFATLIEAADYLMTYKYVIKNVGKKYGKSITFMPKPLFNDNGSGMHTHQSIWRDGQPLFWGDGYANLSQMALHYIGGLLKHAPALLALTNPSTNSYKRLVPGFEAPVNLAYSQGNRSASIRIPLSGGNPKAKRLEFRCPDATANPYIAFAAMLCAGIDGIKNQIDPGEPLDVDIYDLSPEELNKIPSTPASLEAALEALEHDHAFLTETGVFTEDFINTWIEYKLDNEVNPMRLRPHPYEFSLYYDV